The nucleotide window CTGCTGCGGAGCACCCCGCTCCACCAGTGGACCAAGAACCAGGGACCAAGGACCAAGGACCGAGAACCGATATACTCGGAAGACGATGATCCGGATTTTTGTCACAAATGATGATGGGGTTCGAGCGGAGGGGATCGAGGCGTTAGCGGGAGCGCTCGAGAGCCTGGGGGAGGTCACGGTCGTGGCGCCTCTAGGAGAGGCAAGCGGTATCGGCCATGGCCTCACGCTCACGAGGCCTCTGCGCATCGAACAGCTTGCAGAGCGTGTCTACTGCGTGGACGGGACACCCACTGATTGCGTGAATATCGGCCTCGCACGTGTGCTCCGCGCGCGGCCGCACCTCGTCGTCTCTGGAATCAACAAGGGTTACAACATCGGCGATGATGTGACGTACTCCGGCACCGTGGCCGGAGCATTCGAAGCGGCACTGCTTGGCATTCCAGCGCTT belongs to Luteitalea sp. and includes:
- the surE gene encoding 5'/3'-nucleotidase SurE, encoding MRIFVTNDDGVRAEGIEALAGALESLGEVTVVAPLGEASGIGHGLTLTRPLRIEQLAERVYCVDGTPTDCVNIGLARVLRARPHLVVSGINKGYNIGDDVTYSGTVAGAFEAALLGIPAL